Proteins encoded within one genomic window of Haladaptatus sp. QDMS2:
- the acs gene encoding acetate--CoA ligase yields the protein MSQDTNTELEARLAEQERFSPPESFVQQANVADEGIYDEFENEWPGCWEQAADVLDWETDYDTVLDDSNPPFFEWFTGGSLNASANCIDRHLDEHGDEAAIEWVGEPTDEANRTYTYRELHREVNEFAAALRDLGVEEDDIVTLYMPMIPELPIAMLACARIGAPHSVVFAGFSADALATRMNAADSAYLVTCDGYYRRGDPLEHKAKADEGLSGVEHDVETVVVDRLDEDYDHPMEASQHDYDELVAAQEGATVDPVSRDAEDMLFLMYTSGTTGQPKGVKHTTGGYLAYTAWTSQAVLDVKAEDTYFCAADIGWITGHSYIVYGPLALGTTTMMYEGTPDYPEKDRLWEIVDEYDANQLYTAPTAIRAFMKWGSQYPESHDLSSLRLLGTVGEPINPRAWKWYYKHIGGEECPVVDTWWQTETGGMMITTLPGVGEMSPGSAGPPLPGIDARIVDTEGNEVDAGRAGYLTVNKPWPGMLRTLYQNDERYIEEYWRTYSDTNSDDPDDWVYFPEDGAKISEDGYITVLGRVDDVINVSGHRLGTMEIESAIVDVEGVAEAAVVGGHHDVKGEAVYAYVITEDGYEGDDEMAERIIEGVNSAIGPIARPEQVVFTPELPKTRSGKIMRRLLEDIANGDELGNTSTLRNPDIVSEIAAKVQDD from the coding sequence ATGTCGCAGGACACCAACACCGAACTGGAGGCTCGGTTGGCAGAACAGGAGCGGTTCAGCCCGCCTGAATCGTTCGTACAGCAAGCGAACGTGGCGGACGAGGGCATCTACGACGAGTTCGAAAACGAGTGGCCGGGCTGCTGGGAACAGGCCGCCGACGTACTCGACTGGGAGACGGACTACGACACCGTTCTCGACGACTCGAACCCACCGTTTTTCGAGTGGTTCACGGGCGGGTCGCTCAACGCCTCGGCGAACTGCATCGACCGACACCTCGACGAACACGGTGACGAAGCCGCCATCGAATGGGTCGGCGAACCGACCGACGAGGCAAATCGAACCTACACCTACCGGGAACTCCACCGCGAGGTAAACGAGTTCGCGGCCGCACTCCGGGACCTCGGCGTCGAGGAGGACGACATCGTTACCCTCTACATGCCGATGATTCCAGAGCTCCCGATTGCGATGCTCGCGTGTGCGAGAATCGGGGCGCCGCACTCGGTGGTGTTCGCCGGCTTCTCCGCCGACGCACTCGCCACCCGGATGAACGCGGCGGACTCTGCGTACCTCGTCACGTGTGACGGCTACTATCGGCGCGGTGACCCGCTCGAACACAAGGCGAAGGCCGACGAGGGGCTTTCGGGCGTCGAACACGACGTGGAGACGGTCGTCGTCGACCGCCTCGACGAAGACTACGACCACCCGATGGAGGCCAGCCAGCACGACTACGACGAACTCGTCGCCGCCCAGGAAGGCGCGACCGTCGACCCCGTCTCCCGGGACGCAGAGGACATGCTGTTCCTGATGTACACCTCGGGCACGACGGGTCAGCCGAAAGGCGTCAAACACACCACGGGCGGCTACCTCGCCTACACCGCGTGGACCTCGCAGGCCGTCCTCGACGTGAAAGCCGAGGACACCTACTTCTGTGCCGCAGACATCGGCTGGATTACCGGCCACTCCTACATCGTCTACGGCCCGCTCGCGCTCGGGACGACCACGATGATGTACGAGGGGACGCCGGACTATCCCGAGAAAGACCGCCTCTGGGAAATCGTCGACGAATACGACGCGAACCAACTGTACACCGCGCCGACGGCGATTCGGGCGTTCATGAAGTGGGGGTCCCAGTACCCAGAAAGCCACGACCTCTCCTCGCTGCGCCTGCTCGGAACGGTCGGTGAACCAATCAACCCGCGTGCGTGGAAGTGGTACTACAAGCACATCGGCGGCGAGGAGTGTCCCGTCGTGGACACCTGGTGGCAGACCGAAACCGGCGGCATGATGATAACCACCCTGCCGGGTGTCGGTGAGATGTCGCCAGGGTCCGCGGGGCCACCGCTGCCGGGCATCGACGCCCGCATCGTCGACACGGAGGGCAACGAGGTCGACGCGGGCCGCGCCGGCTACCTGACTGTGAACAAGCCGTGGCCGGGGATGCTCCGGACGCTCTATCAAAACGACGAGCGCTACATCGAGGAGTACTGGCGCACCTACTCGGACACCAACAGCGACGACCCCGACGACTGGGTCTACTTCCCCGAAGACGGCGCGAAGATTTCTGAAGACGGCTATATCACCGTCCTCGGGCGGGTCGACGACGTCATCAACGTCTCCGGCCACCGCCTCGGGACGATGGAAATCGAATCGGCCATCGTGGACGTTGAAGGCGTCGCCGAAGCCGCCGTGGTTGGCGGCCACCACGACGTGAAAGGCGAGGCGGTTTACGCCTACGTCATCACCGAAGACGGCTACGAGGGCGACGACGAGATGGCCGAGCGTATCATCGAGGGCGTCAACTCGGCCATCGGGCCAATCGCCCGCCCCGAGCAGGTCGTCTTCACGCCGGAACTGCCAAAGACGCGCTCTGGCAAAATCATGCGCCGCCTCTTAGAGGACATCGCGAACGGCGACGAACTCGGGAATACCTCGACGCTCCGGAACCCGGACATCGTCTCCGAAATCGCCGCGAAGGTACAGGACGACTGA
- a CDS encoding DUF4212 domain-containing protein — protein MQENNTHDSTGSSSMETDGGTLTQAAQQHRRTNYLEEEVNLLSPSTAFMRDHLKIVWASFAIWALIVFGPVTATVVAPDVMTTTIPGIGFPLHYFLVAFGAPTGALVLAAVYARQRDKLDEKYGIDHGTAGSASKKAGTSDSKAASGGADQ, from the coding sequence ATGCAAGAAAACAACACGCACGATTCGACAGGGTCCTCGTCGATGGAGACGGACGGCGGGACGCTCACACAGGCCGCACAGCAACACAGACGCACGAACTATCTGGAAGAGGAGGTGAACCTCCTGAGTCCGTCGACGGCGTTCATGCGAGACCACCTCAAAATCGTCTGGGCCAGTTTCGCCATCTGGGCGCTCATCGTCTTCGGGCCGGTGACGGCCACCGTCGTCGCGCCCGACGTGATGACGACGACGATTCCGGGAATTGGCTTCCCGCTTCACTACTTCCTCGTCGCCTTCGGCGCACCGACCGGGGCGCTCGTGCTGGCGGCCGTCTACGCTCGCCAGCGCGACAAACTCGACGAGAAGTACGGCATCGACCACGGCACTGCCGGGTCGGCGTCGAAGAAGGCCGGAACGAGTGACTCGAAGGCCGCGAGCGGAGGTGCAGACCAGTGA
- a CDS encoding carboxymuconolactone decarboxylase family protein → MEGMLGQVPSWMENLAESASEHSWGLFRDLNLGEDTELSAREKALIGVGVAAAISCPFCTYFHTEEARLSGVKDEELKEAVNLAADTKYFSTILHGNETDLDDFKTETDEIVKYITEQQATADD, encoded by the coding sequence ATGGAGGGAATGCTCGGCCAAGTTCCGAGTTGGATGGAGAACTTGGCAGAATCGGCGAGTGAACACAGTTGGGGGCTCTTTCGCGACCTCAACTTGGGAGAAGACACCGAACTGTCCGCGCGCGAGAAAGCACTCATTGGGGTCGGCGTCGCAGCCGCGATTAGCTGTCCTTTCTGTACCTACTTCCACACGGAGGAGGCGCGGTTGAGTGGCGTCAAGGACGAGGAGCTCAAGGAAGCTGTCAACCTCGCCGCCGACACGAAATACTTCTCGACGATTCTCCACGGGAATGAGACCGACCTTGACGATTTCAAAACTGAAACGGACGAAATTGTCAAATACATCACCGAGCAGCAGGCAACCGCAGACGACTAA